In Desulfovibrio sp. 86, the following proteins share a genomic window:
- the buk gene encoding butyrate kinase, which yields MTDVQNILVINPGSTTTKIAVFENETELFNANIPHDVQELSAFKTIAEQLPLRKKSIEDCLRQKGFDLKQLTAVAGRGGGGLPPVKKGAYLVNEKMVDQLVNHNFSEHASNLGALLAYAFSREIDGIPAFIYDCVAVDELSDLARLSGLPELPRVARCHVLNMRAMALEAAKNLGKKLTDCNVIVSHLGSGITSSVITHGVMEDIVADDEGAYSPERAGRVQCRKLIDLCFSGKHDRFSMTRRVKGQGGLMAYLGTASALEVEARIAKGDAEARLVYEGMAYQTAKDICSLASVVCGKVDAVVLTGAVAYSQMFTHWITERVRFVAPVMVLPGEHELKALALGALRVLRGEEQANLF from the coding sequence ATGACGGACGTACAAAACATACTGGTTATCAATCCCGGCTCCACGACCACCAAGATTGCGGTTTTTGAAAACGAAACCGAGCTGTTCAACGCCAACATCCCCCACGATGTGCAGGAGCTTTCCGCATTCAAAACCATTGCCGAGCAGCTTCCTCTGCGCAAAAAGAGTATTGAGGACTGCCTGCGGCAAAAAGGTTTTGACCTCAAACAGCTTACCGCCGTAGCCGGACGCGGCGGCGGCGGCCTGCCGCCCGTAAAAAAGGGCGCCTACCTCGTCAACGAAAAGATGGTGGATCAGCTGGTAAACCACAACTTTTCAGAGCACGCCTCTAACCTGGGAGCCCTGCTGGCCTACGCCTTCAGCCGCGAGATAGACGGCATACCCGCCTTTATCTACGACTGCGTCGCAGTGGATGAGCTCTCCGACCTCGCCCGCCTTTCAGGCTTGCCGGAGCTGCCCCGCGTGGCGCGCTGCCATGTGCTGAACATGCGCGCCATGGCCTTGGAGGCCGCAAAAAATCTGGGCAAAAAGCTGACGGACTGCAACGTTATTGTAAGCCACCTGGGCAGCGGCATCACATCCTCTGTAATCACCCACGGGGTTATGGAGGACATTGTGGCCGACGATGAGGGCGCCTACTCGCCGGAACGTGCCGGACGCGTACAGTGCCGCAAGCTTATCGACCTTTGTTTTTCGGGCAAGCACGACCGTTTTTCCATGACCCGCCGGGTCAAGGGCCAGGGCGGCCTGATGGCCTATCTGGGCACGGCCAGCGCTCTCGAAGTGGAGGCCCGCATCGCCAAGGGCGATGCCGAGGCCAGACTGGTCTACGAAGGTATGGCCTATCAGACGGCCAAGGACATCTGCTCATTGGCTTCAGTGGTATGCGGCAAGGTGGACGCCGTGGTGCTGACCGGCGCTGTTGCGTATTCCCAGATGTTTACCCATTGGATCACCGAGCGCGTGCGCTTTGTGGCTCCGGTCATGGTTTTGCCCGGCGAGCATGAATTGAAGGCCCTGGCTCTGGGCGCGTTGCGCGTTTTGCGGGGCGAGGAGCAGGCCAACCTGTTTTAG
- a CDS encoding phosphate acyltransferase has translation MIYHNFDELLAQAAPHIRGGRTLAVVRPEDPNTLEAVVEAKNKGGLESILVGDKNKIAAGLRGLGHDPDSFAIVSADSDEDAVFTAADLVNEGKAHVIMKGLIETPILMKNLFKERCNFRTGKLISHICFVQIPSYHKIVALSDIALNIAPTLEQKRDILENAVDAMLRMGFDKPMVAVLAANEHVSEKMPETVDAAALKTMNQDGVIKNCVVEGPLSYDLAISPKVAAIKKCTSPVPGNVDLMIMPNISAGNILLKSLVYSAGAHRAGIVVGGRVPMVLPSRAAVAEDKYLPMLLAAAAG, from the coding sequence ATGATCTACCATAACTTTGATGAACTTCTCGCGCAGGCTGCGCCCCACATACGCGGCGGACGCACCCTTGCCGTGGTACGGCCTGAAGACCCCAATACCCTTGAGGCTGTTGTGGAAGCCAAAAACAAGGGCGGTCTGGAATCCATCCTGGTGGGCGACAAAAACAAGATCGCCGCCGGACTGCGCGGGCTGGGGCACGATCCGGACAGCTTTGCCATTGTGTCGGCCGATTCTGATGAAGATGCCGTGTTCACGGCTGCGGATCTTGTAAATGAAGGCAAGGCCCACGTCATCATGAAGGGGCTTATTGAAACGCCCATATTGATGAAAAATCTGTTCAAAGAACGCTGCAACTTCAGAACCGGCAAGCTTATTTCACACATCTGCTTTGTACAGATTCCGAGCTACCACAAGATAGTGGCCCTTTCAGACATCGCCCTCAACATCGCTCCTACCCTGGAACAAAAGCGTGATATTCTGGAAAACGCCGTTGACGCCATGCTGCGTATGGGCTTTGACAAACCCATGGTGGCTGTGCTTGCCGCCAATGAGCACGTCAGTGAAAAAATGCCGGAAACTGTTGACGCCGCCGCGCTCAAGACCATGAATCAGGATGGCGTAATCAAGAACTGCGTGGTCGAAGGCCCCCTGTCCTACGACCTGGCCATCAGCCCCAAGGTTGCCGCCATCAAAAAATGCACGAGCCCTGTTCCCGGCAATGTGGACCTCATGATCATGCCCAATATTTCGGCAGGCAATATCTTGCTTAAATCCCTGGTCTATTCCGCCGGAGCTCACCGCGCGGGCATAGTGGTGGGCGGGCGCGTGCCCATGGTGCTGCCCTCGCGGGCCGCAGTGGCCGAAGACAAATATCTGCCCATGCTTTTGGCCGCTGCCGCCGGCTAG
- a CDS encoding thiamine pyrophosphate-dependent enzyme: MSHATGEAYLKRSGLPHLSCAGCGNGIIAGALMRAFEELNIPPEKIVVVPGIGCSGTINRYLNTNYLHSTHGRALAFATGIKAANPDLHVVAFVGDGDGATIGGNHLIHAARRNMGITVILVNNYNYGMTGGQASGTTPAEARTSTTLMGNPERGFDLCSLITAAGGNYVTRETAVAGPRLQKRIKEALQNPGFSLLEVMSPCTTLFGPRNGMKNPQIMLRWLKEKALTEAKYNAMEDPEAQGYFKVGVFADKSNPSFSQRYETMRQRILDAAGGK; this comes from the coding sequence ATGTCTCACGCTACAGGAGAAGCCTATCTCAAGCGTTCGGGTTTGCCGCACCTGAGCTGCGCCGGTTGCGGCAACGGCATTATTGCCGGAGCGCTTATGCGGGCATTTGAAGAACTGAACATTCCTCCGGAAAAGATCGTCGTCGTGCCCGGCATCGGTTGCAGCGGCACCATAAACAGATACCTTAACACAAACTATCTCCACTCCACGCACGGGCGTGCCCTGGCCTTTGCCACCGGCATCAAGGCCGCCAACCCGGATCTGCACGTTGTGGCCTTTGTGGGCGACGGCGACGGCGCAACCATAGGCGGCAACCATCTTATCCATGCGGCCCGCCGCAACATGGGCATAACGGTCATCCTGGTCAACAACTACAACTACGGCATGACCGGAGGCCAGGCTTCCGGCACCACCCCGGCCGAGGCGCGCACCAGCACAACGCTCATGGGCAACCCGGAACGCGGGTTTGACCTTTGCTCGCTCATCACGGCGGCAGGCGGCAACTACGTAACACGCGAAACAGCCGTGGCAGGCCCCAGACTGCAAAAAAGAATCAAGGAAGCCCTGCAGAATCCCGGGTTCTCCCTGCTGGAAGTCATGAGTCCCTGCACGACGCTTTTTGGCCCGCGCAACGGCATGAAAAATCCGCAGATCATGCTCCGCTGGCTAAAGGAAAAGGCGCTTACCGAAGCCAAGTACAACGCCATGGAAGACCCTGAAGCCCAAGGCTATTTTAAGGTTGGCGTCTTCGCCGACAAGAGCAACCCCAGTTTTTCACAGCGGTACGAAACCATGCGCCAGCGCATCTTGGATGCCGCCGGAGGAAAGTAG
- a CDS encoding 2-oxoacid:acceptor oxidoreductase subunit alpha yields the protein MKENEKLMQGNEAIASAALYAGLSFYAGYPITPSSEIAEICAKELPKTGGVFMQLEDEIASMAAIIGASASGAKALTATSGPGFSLMQEHISAAVIMETPVVVVNVQRQGPCVGLATKPEQADLIQLGWGRHGDQAVVALIPATVAECFELTVKAFNIAEKYRVPVILAPDEQVGHVRENITVPAPGELPVINRTKPSCAPEAFVPLCFEPGAVAPMSAFGDGYITRMTASMSGEDGCSNSDPDNASRRVAQLHSKLEAGRNEIVMIKTYDVDDCDVLIVAIGSPVRCARTVAKEARAEGKRVGVLQILTMWPFPYEEIAPYLKKARKVIVPEMNYAGQMAGEVLKCIDDPGKLIKVNTFNGQIIKPEDIAKHI from the coding sequence ATGAAAGAAAATGAAAAGCTCATGCAGGGCAATGAGGCCATAGCGAGCGCCGCCCTGTATGCCGGACTGAGCTTTTACGCGGGATACCCCATCACGCCCTCAAGCGAGATCGCGGAAATCTGCGCCAAGGAACTGCCCAAAACCGGCGGCGTCTTTATGCAGCTGGAAGATGAGATTGCCAGCATGGCAGCCATCATAGGCGCGTCCGCTTCTGGCGCAAAGGCGTTGACCGCCACCAGCGGCCCCGGCTTTTCCTTGATGCAGGAGCATATCTCCGCTGCGGTCATAATGGAAACGCCCGTGGTTGTGGTAAACGTGCAGCGCCAAGGCCCCTGTGTGGGGCTGGCCACCAAGCCGGAGCAGGCCGACCTGATCCAGCTTGGCTGGGGCCGGCACGGCGACCAGGCCGTTGTGGCGCTGATCCCCGCCACCGTGGCCGAATGCTTTGAGCTGACGGTCAAGGCATTCAACATTGCCGAAAAATACCGCGTCCCCGTCATTCTCGCCCCTGACGAACAGGTCGGGCATGTCCGCGAAAACATCACTGTGCCCGCGCCAGGGGAGCTGCCTGTCATCAACCGCACAAAGCCCTCGTGCGCGCCCGAAGCTTTTGTTCCTCTTTGTTTCGAGCCCGGCGCCGTCGCCCCCATGTCCGCCTTTGGCGACGGGTACATCACCCGTATGACGGCATCCATGTCCGGTGAAGACGGCTGTTCCAACAGCGACCCCGACAACGCGAGCCGCCGTGTGGCCCAGCTGCACTCCAAGCTTGAAGCCGGGCGCAATGAAATCGTCATGATCAAAACCTACGACGTTGACGACTGCGATGTGCTCATCGTGGCCATTGGCAGCCCCGTGCGCTGTGCCCGCACCGTTGCCAAGGAGGCCCGCGCCGAAGGCAAACGCGTGGGCGTGCTTCAGATCCTGACCATGTGGCCCTTCCCCTACGAGGAGATCGCCCCTTACCTGAAAAAAGCCCGCAAGGTGATCGTGCCGGAAATGAACTATGCCGGACAGATGGCAGGGGAAGTTCTGAAGTGCATCGATGATCCCGGCAAGCTGATCAAGGTCAATACCTTCAACGGCCAGATCATCAAACCTGAAGACATCGCAAAGCATATATAG
- a CDS encoding sigma 54-interacting transcriptional regulator, translated as MALELVTVSVDPENRDKINSQLTALMGNDFKIISYSCQEYAHLAEHPEKVVLLSAPVVRDLIIDHVPETCTVFIAKRVINPKALRRIFSIPPGSEVLVVNNLYKNAIEVVDELNALGFRHLHFTAHMPGTVPDKQYEYAVTPNEEALVPQGIPQIINLGTRLVSLMSIAQVIFHMTGGRMGESMIYERYVKYLVTLSSNLSIKFKKRMLMQRQMNMVLSAFEDGAIIASKSGRITFSNSAARLILHEAQLDAKNVCDLGLSADILEPGSSFIVRGNTTIYFEVKKLPLSEDEYIFLITLKDVNRVASIDKEYKKFKKVQDNAAKFRFKNILYKSSAMARTIALAQRVSQRDATILITGESGTGKELLAQSIHNASLRKAYPFVAINCAALSETLLESELFGYEDGAFTGARKGGKKGLFEAADGGTLFLDELGDAPLSTQIKLLRVLQEREVMRIAGNTIIPVNVRVIAATNKDLHKEMTLGNFREDLYYRLNVINIRVPPLRHRTGDVDLLLRTFLERKSVPSDVITPEMLSLLEGYDWPGNIRELKNIAEYISVMYDSTPVLADELAQMFSRPGRAARREELPASVAASEAGGTAIQYFRSSAMGGDILHILEVLRKAREAGLLMGRSSIQKRLRDLGLELSAQQIKTRLDRLRERGFTISSNGRGTVLTDKGLDFLRQGAE; from the coding sequence ATGGCGCTGGAACTGGTTACCGTTTCCGTTGATCCTGAAAACAGGGACAAGATAAACAGTCAGCTTACGGCCCTTATGGGCAATGATTTCAAAATTATCAGCTATTCCTGTCAGGAATACGCCCATCTGGCCGAACACCCTGAAAAGGTTGTGCTGCTCTCCGCGCCGGTGGTCAGGGATCTCATCATTGACCACGTGCCCGAAACCTGCACCGTTTTTATCGCCAAGCGGGTCATCAACCCCAAGGCCCTGCGCAGGATATTTTCCATACCGCCTGGTTCGGAAGTGCTTGTGGTCAACAATCTTTACAAAAACGCCATTGAGGTGGTGGATGAGCTCAACGCCCTGGGCTTCAGACACCTGCATTTTACCGCCCATATGCCTGGGACTGTGCCCGACAAGCAGTATGAGTATGCCGTTACGCCCAATGAGGAGGCGCTGGTGCCGCAGGGGATTCCCCAAATTATCAATTTGGGAACGCGGCTGGTCAGCCTGATGAGCATTGCCCAGGTCATCTTTCATATGACAGGCGGCAGGATGGGCGAATCAATGATCTATGAGCGTTATGTGAAGTACCTGGTGACGCTTTCGTCCAATTTGTCCATTAAATTCAAAAAGCGCATGCTCATGCAACGGCAGATGAACATGGTGCTCTCCGCCTTTGAAGATGGGGCCATCATCGCCAGCAAAAGCGGGCGCATCACGTTTTCCAACAGTGCCGCCCGGCTTATTTTGCATGAAGCGCAGCTCGACGCCAAAAACGTGTGCGATCTCGGCTTGAGCGCCGATATTCTTGAGCCGGGCAGCAGCTTTATCGTGCGCGGCAATACCACCATATATTTTGAAGTAAAAAAACTCCCGCTGAGCGAGGATGAATATATCTTTCTGATCACGCTCAAGGACGTAAACCGCGTTGCATCCATAGACAAGGAATACAAAAAATTTAAAAAAGTTCAGGATAACGCTGCCAAGTTCCGCTTTAAAAACATTTTGTATAAAAGTTCGGCCATGGCCAGAACCATTGCCCTGGCGCAACGTGTGTCGCAACGCGACGCCACGATTTTGATCACAGGCGAATCGGGCACTGGCAAGGAGTTGCTGGCGCAATCCATTCATAATGCCTCGCTGCGCAAGGCGTATCCCTTTGTGGCCATCAACTGTGCGGCCCTGTCGGAAACGCTGCTTGAGAGCGAGCTGTTCGGTTACGAGGATGGCGCGTTTACCGGCGCCCGCAAGGGAGGTAAAAAGGGGCTTTTTGAGGCCGCCGACGGGGGTACGCTCTTTTTGGACGAGCTGGGCGATGCGCCGCTTTCAACGCAAATAAAGCTGCTGCGAGTACTGCAGGAAAGAGAAGTCATGCGCATTGCCGGCAACACCATCATTCCCGTAAACGTGCGGGTTATTGCTGCCACCAACAAGGATCTGCACAAAGAAATGACGCTGGGCAATTTTCGTGAGGATTTGTATTACAGGCTTAATGTTATCAATATCAGGGTGCCCCCGTTGCGGCACAGAACAGGAGATGTGGACTTGTTGCTCCGCACGTTTCTGGAGCGCAAAAGTGTTCCATCCGATGTTATTACGCCTGAAATGCTGTCTCTGCTTGAAGGGTATGACTGGCCGGGCAACATCCGGGAGCTGAAAAACATCGCGGAATATATTTCTGTCATGTACGACAGCACCCCCGTACTGGCGGATGAACTGGCCCAAATGTTCAGTCGCCCCGGCAGGGCCGCCCGGCGTGAAGAATTGCCCGCAAGCGTTGCCGCCTCTGAAGCCGGAGGCACAGCCATCCAGTATTTCCGCAGCAGCGCCATGGGCGGCGACATCCTGCACATTCTGGAAGTGCTGCGCAAGGCGCGGGAGGCGGGGCTGCTCATGGGCCGCAGCTCCATACAAAAAAGGCTGCGCGATCTGGGCCTTGAATTAAGCGCCCAGCAGATCAAAACACGGTTGGATCGCCTGCGTGAACGGGGGTTTACCATTTCAAGCAACGGCCGGGGAACCGTACTGACCGACAAGGGACTGGATTTTTTGCGCCAGGGGGCTGAATGA
- a CDS encoding MFS transporter: MRAQTVAMCERPTKRRFVLIVVLLITIMVAYFDRVNISILIADEHFLKAMGIADHPSKAGLLMTVFLIAYGLGNVFLSSLGDYLGPRRAMLLAVVTWGIAMFMGGIAPTLAVMLLSRFLLGIGEGIHFPMQSTYVKAWFPKKERAKANASWFIGTSLAPAVAMPFFSWLVPHTSWHISFFTCTVVGFVPLYLIWRFAPDTPRQCKFTNLAEITYIENGQEGETTPGPKPAFKTLLRENLHLLKGNPLFWMLVIYYSVHNIVYWGLLTWLPAYLKSARGFSWSEMGVLASLPFILSIACKLFAGWASDIVGRRAPFCIVASLGAALGLYLSAQTSNNMLAAISICFGMGVLTLGAPMTFTMLQEMVPAKAISLGAGIMNGLSFLCASSGPLIMGFSMSASGSFSGALYVLMCIALIGTAASLVLVLRKY; this comes from the coding sequence GTGCGCGCGCAGACAGTTGCAATGTGCGAGCGCCCGACCAAGCGACGGTTTGTGCTTATCGTCGTTTTGCTCATCACCATCATGGTGGCGTATTTTGATCGGGTGAATATTTCTATTCTCATCGCCGATGAGCATTTTTTGAAGGCCATGGGCATCGCTGACCATCCTTCAAAAGCTGGCCTGCTCATGACTGTTTTTCTGATCGCATACGGACTGGGCAATGTTTTTTTGAGTTCGCTGGGTGACTATCTTGGGCCGCGACGCGCCATGCTGCTGGCGGTTGTTACCTGGGGCATAGCCATGTTTATGGGCGGCATAGCCCCCACGCTTGCGGTTATGCTCTTGTCGCGTTTTCTTCTGGGCATTGGTGAAGGCATCCACTTTCCCATGCAGAGCACCTACGTCAAGGCTTGGTTTCCCAAAAAGGAGCGCGCCAAGGCCAATGCCTCATGGTTTATCGGCACGTCGCTGGCTCCGGCTGTCGCCATGCCTTTTTTTTCATGGCTGGTGCCGCATACCAGTTGGCACATCAGCTTTTTTACCTGTACAGTTGTGGGTTTTGTGCCCCTGTACCTTATCTGGCGCTTTGCCCCAGATACGCCCAGACAGTGCAAATTCACCAATTTGGCCGAAATAACCTACATCGAGAATGGCCAGGAGGGCGAGACCACACCTGGCCCCAAGCCTGCCTTCAAGACCCTGCTGCGGGAGAACCTGCACCTGCTCAAGGGCAACCCGCTGTTCTGGATGCTTGTCATCTACTATTCCGTCCACAATATCGTATACTGGGGGCTGCTCACATGGCTGCCAGCCTACCTTAAAAGCGCCAGGGGATTCTCCTGGAGCGAAATGGGCGTCCTGGCCTCGCTGCCGTTCATCCTTTCCATAGCCTGCAAGCTGTTTGCCGGTTGGGCCTCCGACATTGTCGGCAGACGAGCCCCCTTCTGCATTGTGGCCTCGCTGGGCGCGGCGCTGGGGCTCTACCTGTCCGCGCAGACAAGCAACAACATGCTTGCGGCCATCAGCATCTGCTTTGGCATGGGCGTGCTCACCCTTGGCGCGCCCATGACCTTTACCATGTTGCAGGAAATGGTGCCCGCAAAAGCCATTTCTCTTGGGGCAGGCATCATGAACGGTCTGAGCTTTTTGTGCGCCTCCAGCGGCCCGTTGATTATGGGATTTTCCATGAGTGCCAGCGGCAGCTTTTCCGGCGCTCTTTACGTTCTGATGTGCATTGCGCTTATTGGAACCGCAGCCTCGCTGGTTCTGGTCCTGCGCAAGTACTGA